Part of the Microbacterium immunditiarum genome is shown below.
CTCGGGCTACCGCGACCTCAACCGCGCGCTGGACGCCGACGTCGCGCGGGTGGGTCGCCTGGATGTCGACCGCGACGGGGTGCTCGGCTTCCCGGAGGGCGACGTCGTCACCGCGGTGCAGACGGCGTTCCCCGATGTGCGCAAGCGCGCGAACGTGCTCTTCCTGCTCGACGTTTCGGGCTCGATGGACGAGCTCATCTCGGACTCCGACACGAAGCTCACGCAGGCGCGCAAGGCGATCGAGGCGGCGCTCGGCCACTTCACGACCGGCGACGACGTCGGCCTCGCGGCGTTCGCGCAGGCGCCCGACGGATCGATGGTTCCGGGTCTTCTGGCGGCGCCCAGCGACATCGGGTCGTCGCGCGATGCGTTCCTCGCGGCGCTCGGCGGCATCCGCTCGATGGGCGACACTCCGCTGTATCAGGCGGTCGACACGTTCGCCGCGCAGCAGGCCGCGTCGTGGTCGCCCGAGCGCATCAACGCCGTCGTGCTGCTGAGCGACGGAGAGAACGACGCCCCGAACGCCCCCACGATCGGGGCGGACCAGGTGCTCGCGAACCTGCGCGACCTGCACCACTCGACGCCGGTGCTCCTCTTCACGCTCGCGTACGGGGCGGACGCCGACGTCAAGACGCTGCAGTCGATCTCGGGCGCCACGGGCGCGCACTACTACGACGCGACCGACCCGTCGAAGCTGCAGTCGGTGCTCGGCGACCTGGTGACGAGCTTCTGACGGTTCTCGTGCGCGGCGGCGGATGCCGCGCTCAGGCGCCGCGCGAGCCCGAGTCGTTCACCCCGACGTCGGTGACGTGGAAGTTCTGGAACGACCGCGATGCCGTCGGACCCCGCTGGCCCTGGTAGCGGTTGCCGTACGGTCCGGTGCCGTACGGCGACTCTGTCGGCGACGACAGCCGGAAGAAGCACAGCTGCCCGATCTTCATGCCAGGCCAGAGCTTGATCGGCAGCGTCGCGACGTTCGACAGCTCGAGCGTCACGTGGCCCGAGAACCCGGGGTCGATGAACCCCGCGGTCGAGTGCGTGAGCAGCCCGAGGCGGCCGAGCGAGGACTTGCCCTCGAGGCGCGCGGCGATGTCGTCGGGCAGGGTCACCTGCTCGAACGTCGACCCGAGCGCGAACTCCCCCGGGTGCAGGATGAACGGCTCGCTCGGATCGACCTCGATCAGGTGCGTGAGGTCGGGCTGGTCGAGCGCCGGGTCGATGAACGGGTACTTGTGGTTGTCGAACAGCCGGAAGTACCGGTCGAGGCGCACGTCGACGCTCGACGGCTGCACCATCTCGCGGTTCCAGGGGTCCAGCCCGATGCGGCCGGCGCCGATCTCGAGGCGGATGTCACGGTCGCTGAGCAGCACGTTGACCAGACTAGAGCGGATGCCGCGGCATCCGCTCCGCCGTGTCGCGGTAGGTGGGGTCGGTTGGTTGTGGGCCCCTGGTCGCGGGCGCCCTGGTCGCGGGCGTCGGCTTGCGAGCGTAGGAGATGATGTAGAGGTAGGACGGATGCCGTCGGCGGCGTCCGACGCACGGCACATCTCCTACCCCCGCGGCGCGGGCGCGCGAGATCAAGGCCGATCGCGGTCGCCTGTTATGCTGGCCGAGCACTGTCCGGGGATGTAGTTCAATGGCAGAACATCAGCTTCCCAAGCTGAGAGCGCGGGTTCGATTCCCGTCATCCCCTCCACTGATCTGGCGCGGCACTTTGGTGCTGGCTCAAACGATTGTCGACGACGCTCCAGAACCCGGCCAAAACGACGCTTGAAAACTAGGCCACCCGGACCAGATTGGGTGGGTGATCTCCTTGGAAGATTGGGCGTTGATCAGGCGGCTTGTCGCGGACGGTGTTCCGCAGCGTCAGGTTGCTCGAGATCTCGGTATCGCGCGGGACACGGTCGCGGCGGCGGTGCGGTCTGACCGGCCGCCGAGGTATCAGCGGCCGCTGCAGCCGACGTCGTTCTCGCCGTTCGAGGCGAGAGTCAGAGCGTTGCTGGCGGAGCATCCGTCGATGCCGGCGACGGTGATCGCGGAGCGGCTTGAGTGGTCGGGGTCGATCACCTGGTTCCGGGAGAACGTGCGTCGGCTGCGGCCGGAGCACCGCCCGGTCGATCCCGCTGATCGGCTCAGTTGGGCAGCGGGTGATGCGGCGCAGTGCGACCTGTGGTTCCCGCCCCGGAAGATCCCGCTCGAGGACGGCACGGCGGTGCTGCTGCCGGTGTTGGTGATCGTCGCGGCGCATTCGAGGTTCGTGACCGCGAGGATGATCCCGACGCGCAAGACGGAGGATCTGCTGCTCGGGTCGTGGGAGCTGATCCAGCAACTAGGGGCGGTGCCGCGACGGCTGATCTGGGACAACGAGCCCGGCATCGGTCAGAAGGGGCGGCTCGCGCAAGGCGTCGCCGCATTCGCGGGGACCCTCGCGGCGAAGGTCGTGCAGCTGCGCCCCTTCGACCCGGAGTCGAAGGGGATCGTCGAGCGGCGCAACGGCTGGTTCGAGACCTCGTTCATGCCCGGCCGGGCCTTCGCCTCACCGGCGGACTTCAACGCCCAGCTCGCCGACTGGCTGGAGAACGCGAACGGCAGGGTCGTGCGGACCCTCAAGGCACGTCCGGTCGATCTGATCGAGCACGACCGCTCGAGGATGCTGCCGTTGCCGCCGATCCCGTTGCAGCTGGGCTGGCGGGAACGGGTCAGGCTCGGCCGGGACTATTACGTCCGCCTCGATGCGTCCGACTACTCCGTCGACCCGCAAGCGATCGGCCGCATCGTTGACGTGACCGCAGACCTGGACCGCGTCCGAGTCAGGATGGATGGGCGCGTCGTCGCCGACCACGCCCGGGTCTGGGCGCGCGGAAGCATCGTCACGGACCCGGCTCATGTCGAGACGGCGCGACGGTTGCGGCAGCAGTTCCAGCAGCCCCGCCCTGCCGTCGTCGGAGACGACCTCACCAGGGATCTCGCTGACTACGACCGCGCCTTCGGGATCGAGGGAGTCGCCTGATGGCCGCCAAGCAGACCGACGCCGTCAAGCAGATCACCTATCTCGCCGGAGCGCTGAAAGCACCGAGGATCACTGAAGCGGCCGGCCGGATGGCCACCCAAGCACGGGACGCGGGCTGGTCGTTCGAGGACTACCTCGCCGCCGTCCTCGAACGCGAAGTCTCAGCGCGGAACGCGTCTGGCGCGGAGCTGCGGATCAAAGCCGCCGGGTTCCCCGCCCGGAAGACTCTCGAGGACTTCGACTGGGACGCTCAGCCGGCAGCCCGTCAGCAGATCGCCGGACTCGCCTCCGGAGGGTTCCTCCTCGAGGCGCAGAACGTCGTCCTGCTCGGCCCGCCCGGAACCGGCAAGACTCATCTCGCGACCGCTCTCGGGATCGTTGCCGCGAGGCACGGGCACCGGGTGTTGTTCGCGACCGCGACGGACTGGGTCACCCGTCTCACCGACGCTCACCGGCAGGGCCGGCTCCCGCAGGAACTCGCCCGGCTACGACGCTACGGGCTGATCATCGTCGACGAAGTCGGCTACCTCCCGTTCGAGCAAGACGCCGCAAACCTCTTCTTCCAGCTCGTCTCATCCCGCTACGAACACGCCTCATTGATCCTCACCAGCAACCTGCCGTTCTCTGGCTGGGGCGGCGTCTTCGGAGACCAAGCCGTCGCCGCCGCGATGATCGACCGGATCGTCCACCACGCCGACGTGCTCACGCTGAAGGGCGCCAGTTACCGGCTCCGCGGACGAGGCATCGACAGCCTCCCCAGCATCAAGACGCAAGATCCGGCAGACTGACGAAACGACGAATCGGTGGCCTAGTTTTCGCCCGTCGTTTTGGCCTGGTTCTCAACCGTCGCCGACAACGATTCGTATGCATGCCGTCCGAGCCGAACCGTTTGCGGGGGGTACCGCTCCGCCCGAGGCTCCGCTCGCTGCGCGCGGCGTGTACCGCGGGGGGTAAGGGTGCCGACCGGGCTGCGGCGTCGGCGACCGGTTCCTCGCCGCCCGAGGCCCCGCGCACCCGGGGTCGTCCTCCCCCGGGTCGCACTGTCAGGAGAGATCGACGAGGTTGGTCGGGGTCGTGCCGCTCCCCAGGGCGGCGAGCTGCTTCCGGAGCAGCGACTCCACCGCGTCGGTCATGGTCGCGACCTTCCCGCCCACGTGCGGCGAGATGAGCACACCCGGCATACGCCAGAGCGGATGCGACGGCGGGAGCGGCTCGGGATCGGTCACATCGAGCGCCGCGCGCAACCGCCCCGCCTCGAGCTCCAGGAGGAGAGCCGCGGTGTCGACCACGGCCCCGCGGCCGATGTTGACGACGAGCGCGCCGTCGGAGAGTCGGCCGAGGAACGACGCGTCGACGAGGCCGCGGGTCGAGTCGTCGAGCGGGAGGCAGACGACGACCGCGTCCGCCTCGGGGAGGCGACGCGCGAGGTCGTCCGGCCCGGCTACGTCGCCTCGGGCGTCTCGACGCGCGGAGCGGCCGACACGCACGGCCTCGGCTCCGAAGGGCGCCAACCGGTCGACGAACGCCCCCGCGAGGCCGCCCGCGCCGAGCACCACGACACGCAGGCCGAGCAGCCCGCGCGTGACGTCCCCGCCCCACGTGCCCGTGGCCTGCTGGGAGACGTAGCGCGGAAGGTCGCGCTGGGCGGCGAGCAGCAGGGCCAAGCCGATCTCCGCCGCAGGCGCCTCGTGCACCCCGGCCGCGTTTGCGAAGGCGATTCCGGGCGGGAGGTGATCGGCGACGCCGTCAAAGCCGATGCTCTGGCTCTGCACGAGTCGCACCTCGACGTCGGCGAGCACCGCGAGGAGCGACGGATCGCTCTGATACGGCGGCACGACGATGTCTATGGCGGACCACGGTGCGGCCCCGACGAGGTCCCACACGGCGACGTCGGCCGAGCCGGACAGCCGATGCGCGAGTTCCTCGGTCGGTACGCTGACGCGCATCACGGCATCCGGTAGGTCTGGATCACGGCCGAGTCGTCGCTGCGCCCGAGACCCCGATCGTGCGCAGCCTCGTAAACGGCCCTGGCAGCGCGAGCGAGCGATGGCTCGTGCCCGGCTGCCTCAGCGGCCTCGACGACCAGACCCATGTCCTTGACGAAGATGTCGACCGCGCTGCGCACCGGCGGATCCTCGTCCAGCATTCGCCGGCCCCGGTCGTCGAGCATGAACGAGCCCGCCGCTCCGCTCCGCACGACCTCCCACGCCGCACGCTGGTCGAGGCCGAGCGCCTCGGCGAACGAGAGCGCCTCCGCGGCCGCGACGATGTGCACGCCGCACAGCAACTGATTGACGAGCTTCATCCGCTGTCCGTCACCGCTCGCGGAGCCCACGATCGGTGCGGATGCGGCCAGAGCGTCCAGCAGCGGGCTCACCCGTGCGAGATCTGCGCCCGTCCCCGCGGCCATGATCAGGAGCTCTCCCGCGGCGGCCCGCGCGACACCCCCCGACACAGGCGCGTCGACGACGGCGACCCCCGCGTCTGCGAGCCGCTCAGCCCACGAGCGGACAGCGATGTCGCCGACGGTCGCCATGACGAGGACGATCGCGCCGGGCCGAAGCGCGGACGCGGCGCCCCCCTCTCCGAAGAGCACGGCCTCCGCCTGCGCGGGCGTCGCGACCATGAGCACGAGCACGTCGGCCTTCCGTGCAGCCTCTTCAGGCGAATCGGCGATGCGGCATCCCGCCTCGGCGAGCGCCGCGACCGCGTTCGCGTCGACGTCGAACGCCGTCACCTCGAAACCTGCCGCGACTGCGACGCGGGCCATCGGCCCGCCCATGGCGCCGAGACCGACCCAGCCGACGCGGAGCGCGGTCATGCGGCCGGACGGAACACGGGCAGGGTGACCTGCTCGTCGACGTCCTCGTACGTCACCGTCACGGCCGCGTCGATGCGCAGGTCATCCGGCTCGTAGTCGACGAGGTTCGACATCATGACCGGACCCTCCTCGAGGCGGACGAGCACGATCGCGAGCGGCAGATCATCCTCGAACGGGTTGCCCTTCGCCCGCTCGAGCACGCTGTAGCTGTAGATCGTCCCGTTGCCGCTCACCGGTGTCCACGTGAACTCGCGCGACGAGCAGTAGTGGCACACCGGGCCGGGGTAGTACCAGAAGCGGCCACACCGGTCGCACTTCTGCAACTCCATCCGATGCGCCTTCGCGGCCTGCCAGAACCGCTCGT
Proteins encoded:
- the istB gene encoding IS21-like element helper ATPase IstB → MAAKQTDAVKQITYLAGALKAPRITEAAGRMATQARDAGWSFEDYLAAVLEREVSARNASGAELRIKAAGFPARKTLEDFDWDAQPAARQQIAGLASGGFLLEAQNVVLLGPPGTGKTHLATALGIVAARHGHRVLFATATDWVTRLTDAHRQGRLPQELARLRRYGLIIVDEVGYLPFEQDAANLFFQLVSSRYEHASLILTSNLPFSGWGGVFGDQAVAAAMIDRIVHHADVLTLKGASYRLRGRGIDSLPSIKTQDPAD
- the istA gene encoding IS21 family transposase; this encodes MISLEDWALIRRLVADGVPQRQVARDLGIARDTVAAAVRSDRPPRYQRPLQPTSFSPFEARVRALLAEHPSMPATVIAERLEWSGSITWFRENVRRLRPEHRPVDPADRLSWAAGDAAQCDLWFPPRKIPLEDGTAVLLPVLVIVAAHSRFVTARMIPTRKTEDLLLGSWELIQQLGAVPRRLIWDNEPGIGQKGRLAQGVAAFAGTLAAKVVQLRPFDPESKGIVERRNGWFETSFMPGRAFASPADFNAQLADWLENANGRVVRTLKARPVDLIEHDRSRMLPLPPIPLQLGWRERVRLGRDYYVRLDASDYSVDPQAIGRIVDVTADLDRVRVRMDGRVVADHARVWARGSIVTDPAHVETARRLRQQFQQPRPAVVGDDLTRDLADYDRAFGIEGVA
- a CDS encoding Zn-ribbon domain-containing OB-fold protein; protein product: MGTIHRPLPTITPDHERFWQAAKAHRMELQKCDRCGRFWYYPGPVCHYCSSREFTWTPVSGNGTIYSYSVLERAKGNPFEDDLPLAIVLVRLEEGPVMMSNLVDYEPDDLRIDAAVTVTYEDVDEQVTLPVFRPAA
- the dcd gene encoding dCTP deaminase, translating into MLLSDRDIRLEIGAGRIGLDPWNREMVQPSSVDVRLDRYFRLFDNHKYPFIDPALDQPDLTHLIEVDPSEPFILHPGEFALGSTFEQVTLPDDIAARLEGKSSLGRLGLLTHSTAGFIDPGFSGHVTLELSNVATLPIKLWPGMKIGQLCFFRLSSPTESPYGTGPYGNRYQGQRGPTASRSFQNFHVTDVGVNDSGSRGA
- a CDS encoding NAD(P)-dependent oxidoreductase, whose product is MTALRVGWVGLGAMGGPMARVAVAAGFEVTAFDVDANAVAALAEAGCRIADSPEEAARKADVLVLMVATPAQAEAVLFGEGGAASALRPGAIVLVMATVGDIAVRSWAERLADAGVAVVDAPVSGGVARAAAGELLIMAAGTGADLARVSPLLDALAASAPIVGSASGDGQRMKLVNQLLCGVHIVAAAEALSFAEALGLDQRAAWEVVRSGAAGSFMLDDRGRRMLDEDPPVRSAVDIFVKDMGLVVEAAEAAGHEPSLARAARAVYEAAHDRGLGRSDDSAVIQTYRMP
- a CDS encoding NAD(P)-dependent oxidoreductase, which translates into the protein MRVSVPTEELAHRLSGSADVAVWDLVGAAPWSAIDIVVPPYQSDPSLLAVLADVEVRLVQSQSIGFDGVADHLPPGIAFANAAGVHEAPAAEIGLALLLAAQRDLPRYVSQQATGTWGGDVTRGLLGLRVVVLGAGGLAGAFVDRLAPFGAEAVRVGRSARRDARGDVAGPDDLARRLPEADAVVVCLPLDDSTRGLVDASFLGRLSDGALVVNIGRGAVVDTAALLLELEAGRLRAALDVTDPEPLPPSHPLWRMPGVLISPHVGGKVATMTDAVESLLRKQLAALGSGTTPTNLVDLS